A stretch of Dietzia lutea DNA encodes these proteins:
- the ykgO gene encoding type B 50S ribosomal protein L36 — MKVRKSLRSLKNKPGAQVVRRRGKTYVINKKDPRFKARQG; from the coding sequence ATGAAGGTCCGCAAGTCCCTTCGGTCGCTGAAGAACAAGCCGGGCGCCCAGGTTGTCCGTCGTCGCGGCAAGACCTACGTGATCAACAAGAAGGATCCCCGGTTCAAGGCCCGCCAGGGCTGA
- the nrdH gene encoding glutaredoxin-like protein NrdH, whose amino-acid sequence MVTVYTKPACVQCNATYKALDKQGIEYQVVDISVDDEAREYVMALGHLQAPVVVAGSDHWSGFRPDRIKALASVAA is encoded by the coding sequence ATGGTCACCGTCTACACCAAGCCCGCGTGCGTCCAGTGCAACGCCACTTACAAGGCGCTCGACAAGCAGGGCATCGAGTACCAGGTCGTCGACATCTCGGTGGACGATGAGGCCCGGGAGTACGTGATGGCCCTCGGGCACCTCCAGGCGCCCGTCGTGGTGGCCGGTTCCGACCACTGGTCCGGCTTCCGCCCGGACCGCATCAAGGCGCTCGCCTCCGTGGCGGCCTGA
- the nrdI gene encoding class Ib ribonucleoside-diphosphate reductase assembly flavoprotein NrdI, whose protein sequence is MAAPLPAEEPVRIVYFSNISENTKRFIDRLGLPALRIPVRKTEPMPMVSDPYVLVVPTYGGSLEVTGRSGAAVPRQVVAFLNDAHNRILCRGVIAGGNTNFGADFGRSGDVIARKLEVPYLYRFELMGTHEDVIRVREGLEEFWQHQP, encoded by the coding sequence ATGGCGGCTCCGCTGCCGGCCGAGGAGCCGGTGAGGATCGTCTACTTCTCCAACATCTCCGAGAACACCAAGCGATTCATCGACCGGCTCGGTCTTCCCGCACTGCGCATACCGGTGCGGAAGACCGAGCCCATGCCGATGGTGTCGGACCCATATGTTCTAGTCGTCCCGACCTACGGGGGCAGCCTCGAGGTCACCGGTCGTAGCGGGGCCGCGGTCCCGCGTCAGGTGGTCGCGTTCCTCAACGACGCGCACAACAGAATTCTCTGCCGGGGAGTCATCGCCGGCGGCAACACCAACTTCGGAGCGGACTTCGGTCGCTCGGGCGACGTGATCGCGCGCAAGCTGGAGGTGCCGTACCTCTACCGCTTCGAGTTGATGGGCACACACGAGGACGTCATCCGCGTCCGAGAGGGATTGGAAGAGTTTTGGCAGCACCAACCGTGA
- the nrdE gene encoding class 1b ribonucleoside-diphosphate reductase subunit alpha, with protein MLNLYDADGNIQFDKDRQAAREYFLQHVNQNTVFFHNLDEKLDYLVEKDYYEREVLDQYTRNFVRELFDHAYAKKFRFPTFLGAFKYYTSYTLKTFDGKRYLERYEDRVCMVALTLAAGDETLARQLVDEIIDGRFQPATPTFLNSGKKQRGEPVSCFLLRIEDNMESIGRSINSALQLSKRGGGVALLLSNLREHGAPIKHIENQSSGVIPVMKLLEDSFSYANQLGARQGAGAVYLHAHHPDIYKFLDTKRENADEKIRIKTLSLGVVIPDITFELAKRNDDMYLFSPYDVERIYGKPFADVDISANYHDMVEDSRIKKTKINARHFFQTVAELQFESGYPYIMYEDTVNRANPIAGKITHSNLCSEILQVSTASEFNEDLTYSNVGKDISCNLGSLNIAKAMDSPDFGRTIETAIRGLTAVSDQTHINSVPSIERGNSESHAIGLGQMNLHGYLARERIHYGSEEGVDFTNIYFYTVLYHALRSSNLIARERGTWFAGFPESKYASGEFFDKYTDQTWEPATDRVRQLFAEAEVAIPTQEDWRALKADVQKYGIYNQNLQAVPPTGSISYINNSTSSIHPVASKIEIRKEGKIGRVYYPAPYLTNDNLDYYQDAYEIGYEKIIDTYAAATQHVDQGLSLTLFFKDTATTREVNRAQIYAWRKGIKTLYYIRVRQLALEGTEVEGCVSCML; from the coding sequence ATGCTCAACCTCTACGACGCGGACGGGAACATCCAGTTCGACAAGGACCGTCAGGCGGCGAGGGAGTACTTCCTCCAGCACGTCAACCAGAACACGGTCTTCTTCCACAACCTCGACGAGAAGCTCGACTACCTCGTCGAGAAGGACTACTACGAGCGCGAGGTCCTGGACCAGTACACGCGCAACTTCGTGCGCGAGCTCTTCGACCACGCCTACGCCAAGAAGTTTCGCTTCCCGACCTTCCTGGGCGCGTTCAAGTACTACACGTCGTACACCCTCAAGACCTTCGACGGGAAGCGCTACCTCGAGCGCTACGAGGACCGCGTCTGCATGGTGGCGCTCACCCTCGCCGCCGGCGACGAGACCCTCGCCCGGCAGCTGGTCGACGAGATCATCGACGGCCGCTTCCAGCCGGCCACCCCGACGTTCCTCAATTCGGGCAAGAAGCAGCGCGGCGAGCCAGTGTCCTGCTTCCTCCTGCGCATCGAGGACAACATGGAGTCCATCGGTCGCAGCATCAACTCCGCCCTGCAGCTGTCCAAGCGCGGCGGCGGCGTGGCGCTCCTGCTGTCCAACCTGCGTGAGCACGGCGCGCCGATCAAGCACATCGAGAACCAGTCCTCGGGCGTCATCCCCGTGATGAAGCTGCTGGAGGACTCCTTCTCCTACGCCAACCAGCTCGGCGCGCGCCAGGGCGCGGGTGCGGTCTACCTGCACGCCCACCACCCGGACATCTACAAGTTCCTCGACACCAAGCGGGAGAACGCGGACGAGAAGATCCGCATCAAGACCCTCTCGCTGGGCGTCGTCATCCCGGACATCACGTTCGAGCTCGCCAAGCGCAACGACGACATGTACCTGTTCTCGCCGTACGACGTCGAGCGGATCTACGGCAAGCCCTTCGCGGACGTCGACATCTCGGCGAACTACCACGACATGGTCGAGGACAGCCGGATCAAGAAGACCAAGATCAACGCCCGGCACTTCTTCCAGACCGTCGCCGAGCTGCAGTTCGAGTCCGGCTACCCGTACATCATGTACGAGGACACCGTGAACCGGGCCAACCCGATCGCCGGCAAGATCACGCACTCCAACCTGTGCTCGGAGATCCTCCAGGTCTCCACCGCGTCGGAGTTCAACGAGGACCTCACCTACTCCAATGTGGGTAAGGACATCTCCTGCAACCTCGGCTCGCTCAACATCGCCAAGGCCATGGACTCTCCCGACTTCGGCCGGACCATCGAGACCGCCATCCGCGGTCTGACCGCGGTGTCCGACCAGACGCACATCAACTCGGTGCCGTCCATCGAGCGCGGCAACTCCGAGTCGCACGCGATCGGCCTGGGGCAGATGAACCTGCACGGCTACCTCGCGCGCGAGCGGATCCACTACGGATCCGAGGAGGGCGTCGACTTCACGAACATCTACTTCTACACCGTGCTCTACCACGCCCTCAGGTCCTCCAACCTGATCGCGCGGGAGCGTGGCACCTGGTTCGCCGGCTTCCCGGAGTCCAAGTACGCCTCCGGCGAGTTCTTCGACAAGTACACCGACCAGACGTGGGAGCCGGCCACCGACCGCGTGCGTCAGCTCTTCGCCGAGGCCGAGGTCGCCATCCCCACCCAGGAGGACTGGCGCGCGCTCAAGGCGGACGTGCAGAAGTACGGCATCTACAACCAGAACCTGCAGGCCGTCCCGCCCACCGGGTCGATCAGCTACATCAACAACTCCACGTCGTCGATCCACCCCGTGGCCTCGAAGATCGAGATCCGCAAGGAGGGCAAGATCGGGCGCGTCTACTACCCGGCGCCCTACCTGACCAACGACAACCTGGACTACTACCAGGACGCGTACGAGATCGGCTACGAGAAGATCATCGACACCTACGCGGCGGCCACCCAGCACGTCGACCAGGGGCTGTCGCTGACGCTGTTCTTCAAGGACACCGCCACCACCCGCGAGGTCAACCGCGCGCAGATCTACGCGTGGCGCAAGGGCATCAAGACCCTGTACTACATCCGGGTCCGCCAGCTCGCGCTCGAGGGCACCGAGGTCGAGGGCTGCGTCTCGTGCATGCTCTGA
- the nrdF gene encoding class 1b ribonucleoside-diphosphate reductase subunit beta produces the protein MTAELHAPGSHSPAAGIQPKLVDRVSAINWNRVPDEVDDQVWGRLTTNFWLPEKVPVSNDIPSWQTLTEYEQQLTTRVFTGLTLLDTLQGTVGAVSMIPDASTPHEEAVLTNIAFMESVHAKSYSTIFSTLCSTPQVDDAFRWAEENPFLQKKAKIVLGYYSGDDPLKRKIASVMLESFMFYSGFYLPMRWSSRAKLTNTADVIRLIIRDEAVHGYYIGYKYQRGLEHLTQTERDELKDYTFELLFELYDNEADYTEDLYDPVGWTEDVKKFLRYNANKALMNMGYEGMFPKDETDVDPAILSALSPNADENHDFFSGSGSSYVMGKAEATEDEDWDF, from the coding sequence ATGACCGCCGAGCTGCACGCTCCGGGTTCCCACAGCCCCGCCGCCGGCATCCAGCCCAAACTCGTCGACCGCGTGTCGGCGATCAACTGGAACCGCGTCCCCGACGAGGTCGACGACCAGGTGTGGGGCCGGCTCACCACCAACTTCTGGCTCCCCGAGAAGGTGCCGGTCTCCAACGACATCCCGTCATGGCAGACCCTGACCGAGTACGAGCAGCAGCTCACCACGCGCGTCTTCACCGGCCTGACCCTGCTGGACACCCTCCAGGGCACCGTCGGTGCGGTGAGCATGATCCCCGACGCGTCGACCCCCCACGAGGAGGCGGTGCTCACCAACATCGCGTTCATGGAGTCAGTCCACGCCAAGAGCTACTCGACGATCTTCTCCACTCTGTGCTCCACCCCGCAGGTGGACGACGCCTTCCGCTGGGCCGAGGAGAACCCCTTCCTCCAGAAGAAGGCCAAGATCGTGCTCGGCTACTACTCCGGGGACGATCCGCTCAAGCGCAAGATCGCCTCGGTGATGCTCGAGTCGTTCATGTTCTACTCGGGCTTCTACCTGCCCATGCGGTGGTCCTCGCGCGCCAAGCTCACCAACACCGCCGACGTGATCCGGCTCATCATCCGGGACGAGGCCGTGCACGGCTACTACATCGGCTATAAGTACCAGCGCGGTCTCGAGCACCTCACCCAGACGGAGCGGGACGAGCTCAAGGATTACACGTTCGAGCTGCTGTTCGAGCTGTACGACAACGAGGCCGACTACACCGAGGACCTCTACGACCCGGTGGGCTGGACCGAGGACGTCAAGAAGTTCCTGCGCTACAACGCCAACAAGGCGCTGATGAACATGGGCTACGAGGGCATGTTCCCCAAGGACGAGACCGACGTCGACCCGGCCATCCTGTCCGCGCTGAGCCCCAACGCCGACGAGAACCACGACTTCTTCTCCGGCTCTGGCAGCTCCTACGTCATGGGCAAGGCCGAGGCCACCGAGGACGAGGACTGGGACTTCTGA
- a CDS encoding ABC transporter substrate-binding protein, which yields MTDSVPVLRRRPGRGYKRRAVRAAAPLAAGLALAACGPSPVDMVEHPVTTTPSRMAGEELQRSAEPEDSCAPAPVPTEFPGAGTRRVDTTGPGADSVAVPRSPERILALGVGAVDTACALGLQDLVVGTSGLPRDADVYLPAPLVALPTIELGDDTDAGAVADAARDLTPDLIVLAGSQDLDPAVVDALADVAPTVVYSGDVLEWTDATESVADAYGRPRAGGDLLLDVIDRARFTAGATTPSDSWVSLVSVADGSGAGARVQDADTLGSLMLEAVGAGRPPAQRTRDGERVPPLPESPPLGDELDGDVIFAVVGGRPDSEEAAREVFASDRWMELDAVGANRVFVVDRAVWEGAGPVAARAVLEDIRGSINGIAPDG from the coding sequence ATGACCGATTCCGTTCCCGTCCTCCGCCGGCGCCCCGGGCGGGGGTATAAACGGCGTGCCGTCCGGGCCGCGGCGCCGCTGGCGGCCGGTCTCGCCCTCGCGGCGTGTGGCCCCTCCCCCGTCGACATGGTCGAGCACCCCGTGACGACGACGCCGTCACGGATGGCCGGTGAGGAGCTGCAGCGCTCCGCCGAGCCCGAGGACTCGTGCGCACCTGCACCGGTGCCCACGGAGTTCCCCGGCGCGGGCACCCGCAGGGTCGACACCACCGGCCCGGGCGCGGACAGCGTGGCGGTGCCGCGGTCGCCCGAGCGCATCCTCGCTCTCGGGGTGGGCGCGGTGGACACCGCCTGCGCGCTGGGATTGCAGGACCTCGTCGTCGGCACCTCCGGGTTGCCCCGCGACGCCGACGTCTACCTACCCGCTCCCCTCGTGGCTCTCCCGACCATCGAACTCGGCGACGACACGGACGCCGGCGCGGTCGCCGACGCCGCGCGCGACCTCACACCCGACCTCATCGTGCTGGCGGGGTCACAGGACCTCGATCCCGCGGTCGTCGACGCGCTCGCCGACGTGGCGCCGACCGTCGTCTACTCCGGCGACGTCCTCGAGTGGACCGACGCGACCGAGTCCGTGGCCGACGCCTACGGCCGACCGCGGGCGGGCGGCGACCTGTTGCTGGACGTCATCGACCGGGCGCGGTTCACCGCCGGGGCGACGACGCCGTCGGACTCCTGGGTGTCCCTGGTCTCTGTCGCCGACGGCTCGGGTGCCGGGGCGCGGGTGCAGGACGCCGACACACTCGGCTCGCTCATGTTGGAGGCCGTGGGCGCCGGGCGCCCGCCCGCGCAGCGCACCCGGGACGGCGAGCGGGTGCCGCCGCTGCCCGAGTCCCCTCCACTGGGTGATGAGCTCGACGGGGACGTCATCTTCGCCGTGGTGGGCGGTCGGCCCGATTCCGAGGAGGCGGCGCGGGAGGTCTTCGCCTCGGATCGGTGGATGGAGTTGGACGCGGTGGGCGCCAACCGGGTGTTCGTGGTGGACCGTGCCGTGTGGGAGGGCGCCGGTCCGGTCGCCGCCCGTGCGGTCTTGGAGGACATCCGGGGGTCGATTAACGGCATCGCCCCCGACGGCTAG